The Bradyrhizobium ottawaense genome window below encodes:
- a CDS encoding glutamine amidotransferase, which translates to MSLRTDRFGSAEVVPFPRRTPGAVASETQLPVLIILHQESSTPGRVGNALRALGHRLDIRRPRFGDPLPETLDQHAGAVVFGGPMSANDSDDYIRREIDWIEIPLREQRPFLGICLGAQMLAMQLGARVAPHADALTQIGYYPIRPTAAGHALCPAWPAQVYHWHREGFELPVGAELLAEGDDFPVQAFRAGNAFGVQFHPDVTYAMMHRWTTRGYDGFSAPGARQRHHHFADRAVYDVAERAWLDHFIDGWLTRRPVLAQAAE; encoded by the coding sequence ATGTCGTTACGGACGGACAGGTTTGGTAGCGCAGAGGTGGTGCCCTTCCCGAGGAGGACGCCAGGCGCCGTCGCCTCCGAAACCCAATTGCCGGTTCTGATCATCCTGCACCAGGAATCCTCGACGCCGGGCCGTGTCGGCAATGCGCTGCGTGCGCTTGGCCATCGTCTCGACATCCGCCGTCCCCGCTTCGGCGATCCCCTGCCCGAGACGCTCGATCAGCATGCCGGCGCCGTGGTCTTTGGCGGTCCGATGAGCGCCAATGATTCCGACGACTATATTCGCCGCGAGATCGACTGGATCGAAATTCCGCTCCGCGAGCAGCGGCCGTTCCTCGGCATCTGCCTTGGTGCCCAGATGCTGGCGATGCAGCTCGGCGCCCGCGTCGCGCCGCATGCCGATGCGCTGACCCAGATCGGCTACTACCCGATCCGGCCCACAGCCGCGGGCCACGCGCTCTGCCCGGCCTGGCCGGCCCAGGTCTATCACTGGCATCGCGAGGGATTCGAGCTGCCTGTCGGCGCCGAGCTGCTCGCAGAAGGCGACGATTTTCCGGTGCAGGCGTTCCGCGCCGGCAATGCCTTCGGCGTGCAGTTTCATCCTGACGTGACCTACGCGATGATGCATCGCTGGACCACGCGCGGCTATGACGGCTTCAGTGCGCCCGGTGCGCGGCAGCGACATCATCATTTCGCCGATCGTGCCGTATACGATGTCGCAGAGCGTGCCTGGCTCGACCATTTCATCGACGGCTGGCTGACGCGCCGGCCGGTGCTGGCGCAAGCCGCCGAGTAA
- a CDS encoding YggT family protein: MRAVLDIVIIVLDLYVWLLIASAILSWLIAFNVVNTRNQFVSAVAEFLYRITEPVLAPIRNFLPSLGGLDISPIILILLIMFIERVILYYIYPNVI; this comes from the coding sequence ATGCGTGCCGTTCTCGACATCGTCATCATCGTGCTCGACCTCTACGTCTGGCTGCTGATCGCCTCCGCGATCCTGTCCTGGCTGATCGCCTTCAACGTCGTGAACACGCGCAACCAGTTCGTGTCGGCGGTGGCCGAGTTCCTGTACCGGATCACCGAGCCGGTGCTGGCGCCGATTCGCAACTTCCTGCCCAGTCTCGGCGGTCTCGACATCTCGCCGATCATCCTGATCCTGCTCATCATGTTCATCGAGCGGGTGATCCTGTACTACATCTACCCGAACGTGATCTGA
- a CDS encoding DUF167 domain-containing protein, which produces MVANEGCKEPWRYSAAGISIALRVTPRGGRDGIDGIEQLADGRSVLKVRVRAIADGGEANKAVLVLLAKSLGVPKAGVKLLSGATSRLKQIAVDGDPARLGEALRQLVSAQSKD; this is translated from the coding sequence TTGGTTGCGAACGAAGGTTGTAAGGAACCCTGGCGTTACTCGGCCGCAGGAATCAGCATCGCGCTGCGGGTGACGCCGCGCGGCGGTCGCGACGGCATCGACGGAATCGAGCAGCTGGCCGACGGCCGCAGCGTGCTCAAGGTGCGGGTGCGCGCCATCGCCGATGGCGGCGAGGCCAACAAGGCCGTTTTGGTCCTGCTGGCGAAATCGCTGGGCGTCCCCAAGGCCGGCGTAAAGCTCCTGTCCGGAGCTACCTCGCGGCTGAAGCAGATCGCGGTCGACGGCGATCCGGCACGGCTCGGCGAAGCCCTGCGCCAGCTCGTCTCGGCCCAATCGAAAGACTGA
- the folD gene encoding bifunctional methylenetetrahydrofolate dehydrogenase/methenyltetrahydrofolate cyclohydrolase FolD yields the protein MTAKIIDGKVIAAELRARVADEVARVRREHNLVPGLAVVLVGSDPASEVYVRSKHTQTQAAGMASFEHKLPADVSQAELLALVAKLNRDPAVHGILVQLPLPKGLNTEAVVNAIDPAKDVDGLHPNNAGRLAGGFEALSPCTPLGCIILTKSVHASLEGMNAIVIGRSNLVGRPLVQLLLNENATVTIAHSRSRDLPGLVKQADLVYAAVGRPEMVRGDWLKPGATVIDVGINRIPKEDGKTRLVGDVAYQEALGVAGAITPVPGGVGQMTVACLLVNTLRAACAIAELPKPAV from the coding sequence ATGACCGCCAAGATTATCGATGGAAAAGTCATCGCCGCGGAACTTCGGGCCCGCGTCGCCGACGAGGTCGCCCGCGTCAGGCGCGAGCACAATCTGGTGCCGGGACTGGCGGTCGTGCTGGTCGGCAGCGACCCCGCCAGCGAGGTTTATGTCCGCTCCAAGCACACCCAGACCCAGGCCGCTGGCATGGCCTCGTTCGAGCACAAGCTGCCGGCCGACGTCTCGCAGGCGGAGCTTCTGGCGCTGGTCGCAAAGCTCAACCGCGATCCGGCCGTGCACGGCATTCTGGTGCAACTGCCGCTTCCGAAGGGGCTGAACACCGAAGCGGTCGTCAACGCCATCGACCCTGCCAAGGACGTCGACGGGCTGCATCCGAACAATGCCGGCCGGCTCGCCGGCGGTTTCGAAGCGCTGTCGCCCTGCACGCCGCTCGGCTGCATCATCCTGACCAAGAGCGTGCACGCCTCGCTGGAAGGCATGAACGCCATCGTCATCGGCCGCTCCAATCTGGTCGGCCGCCCGCTGGTGCAATTGCTGCTGAACGAGAACGCCACGGTGACGATCGCGCATTCGCGCTCGCGCGACCTGCCCGGCCTCGTGAAGCAGGCCGATCTCGTCTATGCCGCGGTCGGAAGACCTGAGATGGTGCGCGGCGACTGGCTCAAGCCGGGTGCGACCGTGATCGACGTTGGCATCAACCGCATACCCAAAGAAGACGGCAAGACGCGCCTCGTCGGCGACGTCGCCTATCAGGAAGCGCTTGGTGTTGCTGGCGCGATTACGCCGGTGCCGGGCGGCGTCGGTCAGATGACGGTGGCGTGCCTGCTGGTCAACACGCTGCGCGCGGCCTGTGCGATCGCCGAGCTACCGAAGCCGGCGGTGTAG
- the ppa gene encoding inorganic diphosphatase — protein sequence MRIDAISIGKNVPHEVNVLIEVPVGGEPIKYEMDKEAGTLVVDRFLYTPMRYPGNYGFIPHTLSDDGDPCDVLIINTRAIIPGAVMSVRPVGVLFMEDEAGGDEKILAVPSSKLTQRYDKVKSYSDLPDITLQQIQHFFEHYKDLEKGKWVKILRWGGPEDAHKLILEGMDREKKKKG from the coding sequence ATGCGTATCGATGCGATCTCGATCGGGAAGAACGTACCTCACGAAGTCAACGTCCTCATCGAAGTCCCCGTGGGCGGCGAACCGATCAAATACGAGATGGACAAGGAGGCCGGCACGCTGGTGGTCGACCGCTTCCTCTACACGCCGATGCGTTACCCCGGTAACTACGGCTTCATCCCGCACACCTTGTCGGATGACGGCGACCCCTGCGACGTCCTGATCATCAACACCCGCGCTATCATTCCCGGCGCGGTCATGAGCGTGCGCCCGGTCGGCGTGCTGTTCATGGAAGACGAAGCCGGCGGCGACGAGAAGATTCTGGCGGTGCCGTCGTCGAAGCTGACGCAGCGCTACGACAAGGTGAAGTCGTACTCCGACCTGCCCGACATCACGCTGCAGCAGATCCAGCACTTCTTCGAGCACTACAAGGATCTCGAGAAGGGCAAATGGGTCAAGATCCTGCGCTGGGGCGGTCCGGAGGACGCGCACAAGCTGATCCTCGAAGGCATGGATCGCGAGAAGAAGAAGAAGGGCTGA
- a CDS encoding GNAT family N-acetyltransferase: MSTTLIEVRPAKAADATAVASTHDEAWRSAYQGIIPGAELEKLINRRGPQWWDSAIRKGSRVSVLVFGDKIAGYANYGRNRARSLHFDGEIYELYLRPEFQGLGFGRRLFASARRDLMQSGLKSMVVWALSDNDPATEFYRALGGRMVARSSERFGPKSLDKVAFAWTN; this comes from the coding sequence ATGAGCACAACCCTGATCGAGGTCCGGCCGGCCAAAGCTGCAGATGCAACTGCGGTGGCGTCTACTCATGACGAAGCCTGGCGCTCCGCCTATCAGGGCATCATTCCCGGCGCCGAGCTGGAAAAGCTCATCAACCGCCGCGGCCCGCAATGGTGGGACAGCGCGATCCGCAAGGGCAGCCGCGTCAGCGTGCTGGTGTTCGGCGACAAGATCGCGGGCTACGCCAATTACGGCCGCAACCGCGCCCGCAGCCTGCATTTCGACGGCGAGATCTACGAGCTGTACCTGCGCCCCGAATTCCAGGGCCTCGGCTTCGGCCGCCGCCTGTTCGCCTCCGCCCGCCGCGACCTGATGCAGAGCGGGCTGAAGAGCATGGTGGTCTGGGCGCTCTCGGACAACGATCCTGCGACCGAGTTCTACCGGGCGCTGGGGGGCCGTATGGTGGCCCGCTCCTCGGAGCGGTTCGGGCCGAAGTCGCTCGACAAGGTTGCCTTCGCTTGGACCAATTGA